In a single window of the Streptacidiphilus sp. P02-A3a genome:
- a CDS encoding DUF4365 domain-containing protein, with the protein MREAGGGEEQFYCGLPLSAVKERVSMARLELVASAAGCSLSDPRVDYDGWDVTVVSHAEFLRYSGPRFDIQLKATSSESVARPLKNGDFSFTLDASTYRKLSDPKRYERALLVVLILPSRTGPAEWAVRHGQELRSPGIMLWADPRDWDAELPPGRESVTVRLSRDDHFDPEFIRALMKEIGDGGGGR; encoded by the coding sequence ATGCGCGAGGCGGGTGGCGGCGAGGAGCAGTTCTACTGCGGGCTCCCGCTCTCCGCCGTCAAAGAGCGCGTGAGCATGGCTCGGCTGGAGCTCGTCGCGAGCGCGGCCGGCTGCTCGCTGAGCGACCCGCGGGTCGACTACGACGGCTGGGATGTCACGGTCGTCTCCCACGCGGAGTTCCTGCGGTACTCCGGCCCGCGGTTCGACATCCAGCTCAAGGCGACGAGCAGCGAGAGCGTCGCGCGCCCGCTCAAGAACGGCGACTTCTCGTTCACGCTGGACGCGTCCACGTACCGGAAGCTCAGCGATCCGAAGCGGTACGAACGGGCGCTGCTCGTCGTGCTGATTCTGCCCTCGCGGACCGGCCCGGCCGAGTGGGCCGTTCGGCATGGTCAGGAGCTACGCTCACCGGGGATCATGCTGTGGGCCGACCCGCGCGACTGGGACGCCGAACTGCCTCCCGGGCGGGAGTCCGTGACCGTGCGGTTGAGCCGGGACGACCACTTCGACCCGGAATTCATTCGGGCACTCATGAAGGAGATCGGCGACGGAGGAGGTGGGCGATGA
- a CDS encoding TetR/AcrR family transcriptional regulator, with amino-acid sequence MGSTPTRRPRADAQRNREYLLAAADAAFREQGTGASLEGIARRAGVAIGTLYGHFPNRRALAAALLRERHAALFEHGSELAGPASGADALAGWMGAVAVHAAAYRGLATLLMESLDDEASELHEACGRMDGITQTLLTAARASGAVRDDVTAADVHALMNAAAWMREQVTEEQAAHLLDLLVNGLRPTQAQPTATPGRSSRS; translated from the coding sequence ATGGGCAGCACGCCAACGCGCCGACCGCGAGCGGACGCGCAACGCAACCGCGAGTACCTCCTGGCGGCGGCCGACGCCGCGTTCCGGGAGCAGGGCACCGGGGCGTCACTGGAGGGGATCGCCCGCCGGGCCGGAGTCGCGATCGGCACCCTGTACGGCCACTTCCCGAACCGTCGGGCACTGGCGGCGGCCCTGCTGCGCGAGCGGCACGCGGCACTCTTCGAGCACGGCAGCGAACTGGCGGGACCGGCCTCGGGGGCGGACGCCCTGGCCGGCTGGATGGGCGCCGTGGCCGTGCACGCGGCGGCATACCGGGGGCTCGCGACGCTGCTGATGGAGAGCCTGGACGACGAGGCGTCGGAGCTGCACGAAGCCTGCGGACGGATGGACGGGATCACGCAGACCCTGCTCACCGCCGCCCGCGCGTCGGGCGCGGTCCGCGACGACGTCACGGCGGCGGACGTGCACGCGCTGATGAACGCCGCCGCCTGGATGCGCGAGCAGGTCACCGAGGAGCAGGCAGCGCACCTGCTGGACCTCCTGGTCAACGGCCTGCGCCCGACCCAGGCGCAGCCGACCGCCACCCCCGGTCGCTCAAGTCGGAGCTGA
- a CDS encoding SDR family oxidoreductase, with protein sequence MILVTGATGSIGRHLVRELRDLGAPFTALVRDADKGRALGCRYVVGDFDDPGSLAAALDGVDHLLLNSAGAVPTSDGAPQPMIAQQRAAIDAAGRAGVRRIVKVSVWQARRGGRLAQGAHWEIEQYLKASGIEWAVLQPSGFMQNFATGAGTFTAEGSLISPATDSPVSYVDCQDIAACAAVLLTRPLGAGETFVLTGPAALTMAEIAGQLSRAVDRPVGVVGLGGEEMAARLTAQGLPARFAADVAALWTEVGDGSLAATTDEVRNLTGRDPRSFADFLAANRAAFD encoded by the coding sequence ATGATCTTGGTTACCGGGGCCACCGGATCCATCGGCAGGCATCTGGTCCGCGAACTGCGGGACCTGGGGGCACCGTTCACCGCCCTGGTGCGCGACGCCGACAAGGGCCGGGCGCTCGGCTGCCGCTACGTCGTCGGGGACTTCGACGACCCCGGCTCGCTCGCCGCCGCGCTCGACGGCGTCGATCACCTGCTGCTCAACAGCGCGGGAGCGGTCCCCACCAGCGACGGGGCGCCGCAACCCATGATCGCCCAGCAGCGGGCCGCCATCGACGCGGCCGGACGCGCCGGCGTCCGGCGGATCGTCAAGGTCTCGGTCTGGCAGGCCCGCCGGGGCGGCAGGCTCGCGCAGGGCGCGCACTGGGAGATCGAGCAGTACCTGAAGGCCTCCGGTATCGAGTGGGCCGTGCTCCAGCCCAGTGGCTTCATGCAGAACTTCGCCACCGGAGCAGGCACCTTCACCGCCGAGGGGAGTCTCATCTCCCCGGCGACCGACTCGCCCGTCTCGTACGTCGACTGCCAGGACATCGCCGCCTGCGCGGCGGTCCTGCTGACCCGGCCCCTGGGCGCGGGCGAGACGTTCGTGCTGACCGGACCGGCCGCCCTCACCATGGCGGAGATCGCCGGGCAGCTCTCCCGCGCCGTCGACCGGCCGGTCGGGGTCGTCGGGCTGGGCGGCGAGGAGATGGCGGCCCGACTCACCGCGCAGGGCCTGCCCGCCCGGTTCGCCGCCGACGTCGCCGCCCTGTGGACCGAGGTCGGCGACGGCTCGCTGGCGGCGACGACCGACGAGGTCCGCAACCTGACCGGTCGCGATCCGCGCAGCTTCGCCGACTTCCTGGCCGCCAACCGGGCCGCCTTCGACTGA
- a CDS encoding AAA family ATPase, with protein MARAPRPPVEPRPAAVPHRTRGVSFLPSYQLPSAVVDFIGREKEVRQLRQAFESARSRSAMPIVVLSGIPGAGKTTLALHLAHQLRARYPDGQLYVELGGSSAEPLDPRQALGELLLSVGVPAASIPPSTNARSVLFRSLLADRRVLLVADDAADAAQLRPLLPGGEGCAVIVTGGPQLAELTGTHLSVGTLAHDEGLAMLRGIIGDDRFDAEPEAADRIVLACGLLPLALRIAGARLSSRPGGSLERLATLLVDERHRLDELSIGDLAVRAGVGLSYSQLSALDQRAFRFLALLGQHDVSDWTVAALLGEPEASEVTGRLTDASLLTPVCTDSGLQLRFHMHSLLRSYALEQLQRDPEDVKKAAIERAVAGWIELSRLADQQMARPGGLRPRQQAAARSPIEPELALRLTADPLVWYSNERANLLAVTEHACRIGMYRQAAQLASYQASFQYHYDHARDAAHLWGIIIRSADRAQDIETAEWGMQHLLVFAERRPPSSLC; from the coding sequence GTGGCGCGAGCCCCGCGGCCGCCGGTCGAGCCGCGACCGGCGGCGGTCCCGCACCGGACCCGCGGCGTCTCGTTCCTCCCGTCCTACCAACTGCCCTCGGCCGTCGTCGACTTCATCGGCCGGGAGAAGGAAGTCCGGCAGCTGCGGCAGGCCTTCGAGAGCGCACGCAGCAGGTCGGCCATGCCGATCGTGGTACTCAGCGGTATCCCCGGCGCGGGAAAGACCACCTTGGCCCTTCACCTGGCCCACCAGCTCCGGGCCCGCTACCCGGACGGGCAGCTGTACGTGGAACTGGGCGGCAGTTCCGCCGAGCCGCTCGACCCGCGCCAGGCCCTGGGTGAACTCCTGCTGTCCGTCGGGGTACCGGCGGCCTCGATCCCGCCGTCGACGAACGCCCGCAGCGTCCTGTTCCGCTCGCTGCTGGCCGACCGCAGGGTGCTGCTGGTCGCGGACGACGCGGCCGACGCGGCCCAGCTGCGGCCACTGCTGCCCGGCGGCGAGGGCTGCGCGGTGATCGTGACCGGCGGCCCGCAGCTCGCGGAGCTCACCGGAACCCACCTGTCGGTCGGCACCCTGGCCCACGACGAGGGCCTGGCGATGCTGCGCGGCATCATCGGCGACGACCGCTTCGACGCCGAGCCGGAGGCGGCCGACCGCATCGTCCTGGCGTGCGGACTGCTGCCGCTGGCCCTGCGGATCGCCGGGGCGCGACTCTCCTCCCGCCCCGGCGGCTCGCTGGAGCGCCTGGCCACGCTGCTGGTCGACGAGCGGCACCGGCTGGACGAACTGTCCATCGGCGACCTCGCCGTGCGCGCCGGTGTCGGGCTCAGCTACTCCCAGCTGAGCGCCCTGGACCAGCGCGCCTTCCGCTTCCTCGCGCTGCTGGGCCAGCACGACGTGTCGGACTGGACCGTCGCCGCGCTGCTCGGCGAACCCGAGGCGAGCGAGGTCACCGGCAGGCTGACCGATGCCAGCCTGCTCACCCCGGTCTGCACGGACAGCGGCCTGCAACTGCGCTTCCACATGCACAGCCTGTTGCGCTCCTACGCCCTGGAGCAGCTCCAGCGGGATCCGGAGGACGTGAAGAAGGCAGCCATCGAGCGAGCCGTGGCGGGCTGGATCGAGCTCTCCCGGCTGGCGGACCAGCAGATGGCCCGGCCCGGCGGTCTGCGGCCGCGGCAGCAGGCGGCGGCCCGCTCGCCGATCGAGCCGGAGCTGGCCCTGCGCCTGACCGCGGACCCGCTGGTCTGGTACTCGAACGAGCGCGCCAACCTGCTGGCCGTCACCGAACACGCCTGCCGGATCGGGATGTACCGGCAGGCCGCTCAACTCGCCTCGTACCAGGCCTCGTTCCAGTACCACTACGACCATGCCCGGGACGCCGCGCACCTGTGGGGCATCATCATCCGGTCCGCCGACCGCGCGCAGGACATCGAGACCGCCGAATGGGGGATGCAGCACCTGCTGGTCTTCGCCGAGCGCCGTCCCCCGAGCTCGCTCTGCTGA
- a CDS encoding PIG-L deacetylase family protein, whose translation MGRFEDSRFEDSRFEDGGAASVVVLSPHLDDAVLGLWHVLAADREVTVATVFAGIPDPGFVTGLDRDHGAVESADWMRRRRTEDRAALALADLEPHHLDLLDIQYVLAGDPEQRALLDREPGRFLAVVRELVDPEARVAAVVEAVSALVRVHPRPCLVYAPLGVGGHPDHLAVAGAALRLAASGHRVRLWADSPYYLRHGLPGQLGGPPNPDADALLRQGIRAHAGHRLTPHLVRLDGAAADRKGEAIRRYRTEYPSLQDDYGPVPLPDLLAHEAWWQVEDTPAGAHAGAPPPVEQGQQSL comes from the coding sequence ATGGGCCGTTTCGAGGACAGCCGTTTCGAGGACAGCCGTTTCGAAGATGGGGGAGCGGCCTCCGTCGTGGTGCTCTCCCCGCACCTGGACGACGCGGTACTCGGTCTGTGGCACGTGCTCGCGGCGGACCGGGAGGTCACCGTGGCCACCGTGTTCGCCGGGATACCCGACCCCGGGTTCGTCACCGGACTCGACCGCGACCACGGCGCGGTCGAGTCGGCCGACTGGATGCGCCGACGCCGCACCGAGGACCGCGCGGCCCTCGCCCTCGCGGACCTGGAACCCCACCACCTCGACCTGCTGGACATCCAGTACGTCCTGGCCGGAGACCCGGAGCAACGCGCCCTGCTCGACCGGGAACCCGGGCGGTTCCTCGCCGTCGTCCGTGAACTGGTCGACCCCGAGGCCCGGGTGGCGGCGGTCGTCGAGGCGGTCTCCGCGCTCGTCCGCGTCCACCCCCGGCCCTGCCTGGTCTACGCCCCCCTGGGCGTCGGGGGCCATCCGGACCACCTCGCGGTGGCCGGGGCCGCGCTGCGGCTCGCGGCCTCGGGCCACCGGGTGCGGCTGTGGGCCGACAGCCCCTACTACCTGCGCCACGGACTGCCCGGCCAACTGGGCGGCCCGCCGAACCCGGACGCCGACGCGCTGCTCCGCCAGGGCATCCGGGCCCACGCCGGGCACCGGCTGACACCGCACCTGGTGCGCCTGGACGGCGCGGCGGCCGACCGCAAGGGCGAGGCGATCCGGCGGTACCGCACCGAGTACCCGTCCCTCCAGGACGACTACGGTCCGGTGCCGCTGCCCGACCTGCTCGCGCACGAGGCCTGGTGGCAGGTCGAGGACACCCCCGCGGGAGCTCACGCGGGAGCTCCGCCGCCCGTTGAGCAGGGACAACAGTCCCTGTGA
- a CDS encoding YcxB family protein — protein sequence MGVTVSFDLTTDQVQDALRYTRTGLFANWVRGMADKGVALIAPRLAGPTTLELSEAGVRISTGAGVQELGWADVATVNERQQGWVIQQRPRGVTFIPASAVAAEERAALSQQLRAWVGAKYKVREGGLAAPVGVTG from the coding sequence GTGGGGGTTACCGTCAGTTTCGATCTGACGACAGATCAGGTCCAGGACGCGCTGCGGTACACGCGCACCGGATTGTTCGCCAACTGGGTCCGGGGGATGGCGGACAAGGGCGTCGCCCTGATCGCGCCGCGGCTCGCCGGGCCCACCACGCTGGAGCTGTCGGAGGCGGGCGTGCGGATCAGCACCGGGGCCGGAGTGCAGGAGTTGGGCTGGGCGGACGTGGCCACCGTGAACGAGCGGCAGCAGGGCTGGGTCATCCAGCAGCGGCCGCGCGGGGTCACGTTCATCCCCGCCTCGGCCGTCGCCGCCGAGGAACGCGCCGCCCTCTCGCAGCAGTTGCGGGCCTGGGTGGGAGCGAAGTACAAGGTGCGCGAGGGCGGCCTGGCCGCCCCCGTCGGTGTGACGGGCTGA
- a CDS encoding aminotransferase class V-fold PLP-dependent enzyme, protein MDLDSLRRETPGCANRVHLDNAGAGLLSRRTLAAMTDHLALEAAIGGYQAADRAAERLAETYVRLAALLGGRAEEVALFDNGTHAWNAAFHALRFRPGDRILTGRSEYASNLLSYLQAAQRFGVEVVVVPDDPSGRLDTAALAALIDERTRLVGVSHVPTSGGLVNPAAEIGRITRAAGVPFLLDATQSVGQFPVDVAGIGCDLLTGTGRKFLRGPRGTGFLWVRDAALAYLDPAVVDLHAATRDGARGFTWQPGARRFESWERSCGNVLGLHAAVSQALDLGLDRIGARATHLGRYLRDRLAALPGVTTHDRGRVQCAIVTATVAGLSAAAVADALTGQGINVRVTTPANPDFDAEPDFDAEPGALGPMVRLSPHYYNTEAELDRAVAAVARLTRR, encoded by the coding sequence ATGGACCTCGACTCGCTGCGCCGGGAGACCCCCGGCTGCGCGAACCGCGTCCACCTCGACAACGCGGGTGCCGGACTGCTCTCGCGCCGGACGCTGGCGGCGATGACCGACCACCTGGCGCTGGAGGCGGCCATCGGCGGCTACCAGGCCGCCGACCGGGCCGCCGAGCGGCTGGCCGAGACCTACGTCCGGCTGGCCGCGCTACTGGGCGGCCGGGCCGAGGAGGTGGCGCTGTTCGACAACGGCACCCACGCCTGGAACGCCGCCTTCCACGCGCTCCGCTTCCGGCCCGGCGACCGGATCCTGACCGGCCGCTCCGAGTACGCCAGCAACCTGCTCAGCTACCTCCAGGCCGCCCAGCGCTTCGGGGTCGAGGTGGTCGTCGTGCCCGACGACCCCAGCGGCCGGCTCGACACCGCCGCCCTGGCCGCGCTGATCGACGAGCGCACCCGGCTGGTCGGCGTCAGCCACGTGCCCACCAGCGGCGGCCTGGTCAACCCGGCCGCCGAGATCGGCCGGATCACCCGGGCCGCGGGCGTGCCGTTCCTGCTGGACGCCACCCAGTCGGTGGGGCAGTTCCCGGTGGACGTGGCCGGGATCGGCTGCGACCTGCTCACCGGTACCGGCCGCAAGTTCCTGCGCGGCCCGCGCGGCACCGGGTTCCTCTGGGTCCGCGACGCCGCCCTGGCGTACCTCGACCCGGCCGTCGTCGACCTGCACGCCGCCACCCGCGACGGCGCCCGAGGCTTCACCTGGCAGCCCGGCGCCCGCCGCTTCGAGAGCTGGGAGCGGAGCTGCGGCAACGTCCTGGGCCTGCACGCCGCCGTCTCCCAGGCGCTCGACCTCGGCCTGGACCGGATCGGCGCCCGCGCCACCCACCTCGGCCGGTACCTGCGCGACCGGCTGGCCGCGCTGCCCGGGGTGACCACGCACGACCGGGGCCGGGTCCAGTGCGCCATCGTGACCGCCACCGTCGCCGGTCTGTCCGCCGCGGCGGTCGCCGACGCGCTGACCGGCCAGGGCATCAACGTCCGGGTCACCACCCCGGCGAACCCGGACTTCGACGCGGAGCCGGACTTCGACGCGGAGCCGGGCGCGCTCGGGCCGATGGTCCGGCTCTCCCCCCACTACTACAACACCGAGGCCGAACTCGACCGCGCGGTGGCCGCCGTCGCCCGGCTCACCCGGCGCTGA
- a CDS encoding transcriptional regulator — MAAERMTDEDGEERAAAPRPSGRVEPVLALDASGLRVLAHPVRSRLVGLLRRHGPATATQLAERLGLNSGATSYHLRQLASAGLIEDDPTRGNARERWWRSVYRAQSLNDRELIGSEPEATARYLQTIATGYASLTQQALNEFETMPTPWREVLDLSDCPLLLTPAEAGDLRRELTALLRRYRQDTPEGVAAAPAGAERVALLTQLLPQPGELAATEPVAAEAGQP; from the coding sequence ATGGCAGCGGAACGCATGACGGACGAAGACGGCGAAGAACGCGCGGCGGCGCCGCGCCCGAGCGGGCGGGTCGAGCCGGTGCTGGCCCTGGACGCCAGCGGCCTGCGGGTGCTGGCCCACCCGGTGCGGTCCCGACTGGTGGGCCTGCTGCGCAGGCACGGCCCGGCGACGGCGACCCAGCTTGCCGAGCGGCTGGGGCTCAACTCCGGAGCGACCAGCTACCACCTGCGGCAGCTGGCCTCGGCCGGGCTGATCGAGGACGACCCGACCCGGGGCAACGCGCGGGAGCGCTGGTGGCGTTCGGTGTACCGGGCGCAGTCCCTCAACGACCGGGAGCTGATTGGCAGCGAGCCGGAGGCCACCGCGCGGTACCTGCAGACCATCGCCACCGGGTACGCCTCGCTGACCCAGCAGGCACTGAACGAGTTCGAGACGATGCCGACGCCCTGGCGGGAGGTCCTCGACCTGAGTGACTGTCCGCTGCTGCTGACCCCGGCGGAGGCCGGTGACCTGCGGCGGGAGCTGACCGCCCTGCTGCGCCGGTACCGGCAGGACACCCCGGAGGGGGTCGCGGCGGCCCCGGCCGGGGCCGAGCGGGTGGCGCTGCTCACCCAGCTGCTGCCCCAGCCGGGGGAGTTGGCGGCCACCGAGCCGGTGGCGGCGGAGGCGGGGCAGCCGTGA
- a CDS encoding MFS transporter, with translation MTATPVEQRPVRGRWGLWVERDFRRLWIGETASGLGTAVGEVSLVLVAVGVLRAGSFMVGVLTASAWLPWLFLGLSAGAWVDRWSRRTVMLVGDLLLLALFASVPVAEWTGVLTVWQLVAVAFLAGAVKVFFTTAYRTLLPALVAEPDVLEANVKLQSSAAAMDVAGPGVAGVVAEAFGAVTGLLIDACSYLLSALCLSAIDAREERPARAERRGIRQEVAEGVRFVVHDPYLRTVSYFAGLGNLGLSGLQAVQTVLLVRSVGLRPGGVGAVFAVVSVGGLVGAAIAGRIAARFGTARGLLLCELIGAPFLLLLPFAGRWLPLPVCVAAWAVAVGGVVAGNVITGSFFQSYCPPELLGRINSCSSSIGYGAMPVGALLGGFLGGEFGSRAAAWVMASVVVSAGWVILASPIRGRRDLPRRTDGVIV, from the coding sequence ATGACCGCGACGCCGGTCGAGCAGCGGCCGGTACGGGGCCGGTGGGGCCTGTGGGTGGAGAGGGACTTCCGACGGCTGTGGATCGGCGAGACCGCCAGCGGCCTGGGTACCGCGGTCGGCGAGGTCTCGCTGGTCCTGGTGGCGGTGGGGGTGCTCCGGGCCGGCTCGTTCATGGTGGGGGTGCTCACCGCCTCGGCCTGGCTGCCCTGGCTGTTCCTCGGCCTCTCGGCCGGTGCCTGGGTGGACCGGTGGTCCCGCCGGACCGTGATGCTGGTCGGTGACCTGCTGCTGCTGGCGCTGTTCGCGAGCGTGCCGGTGGCCGAGTGGACCGGCGTGCTCACCGTCTGGCAGCTGGTGGCGGTGGCCTTCCTGGCCGGTGCGGTGAAGGTGTTCTTCACCACCGCCTACCGGACGCTGCTGCCCGCACTGGTCGCCGAACCCGACGTGCTGGAGGCCAACGTCAAGCTGCAGAGCAGCGCGGCGGCCATGGACGTGGCCGGTCCCGGGGTCGCCGGGGTCGTCGCCGAGGCCTTCGGGGCCGTCACCGGACTGCTCATCGACGCCTGCTCCTACCTGCTCTCCGCCCTCTGTCTCAGCGCCATCGACGCGCGGGAGGAGCGCCCGGCGCGCGCTGAGCGGCGCGGGATCCGACAGGAGGTGGCCGAGGGCGTCCGCTTCGTCGTCCACGATCCGTACCTGCGCACCGTCTCCTACTTCGCCGGGCTGGGAAACCTGGGGCTGAGCGGCTTGCAGGCGGTGCAGACGGTGCTGCTGGTCCGCAGCGTCGGGCTCCGGCCCGGCGGGGTCGGCGCGGTGTTCGCGGTGGTGAGCGTGGGCGGACTGGTGGGCGCCGCGATCGCCGGGCGGATCGCGGCCCGCTTCGGGACCGCGCGCGGGCTGCTGCTCTGCGAGCTGATCGGGGCGCCGTTCCTGCTGCTGCTGCCGTTCGCCGGACGCTGGCTGCCGCTGCCGGTGTGCGTGGCCGCCTGGGCGGTCGCCGTCGGCGGGGTGGTCGCGGGCAATGTGATCACCGGCAGCTTCTTCCAGAGCTACTGCCCGCCGGAGCTGCTCGGCCGCATCAACTCCTGTTCGTCGAGCATCGGTTACGGCGCGATGCCGGTGGGGGCGCTGCTGGGCGGCTTCCTGGGCGGGGAGTTCGGCAGCAGGGCGGCGGCCTGGGTCATGGCGTCCGTGGTGGTGTCCGCCGGGTGGGTGATCCTGGCGAGCCCGATCCGAGGCCGACGCGATCTGCCACGGCGTACCGACGGCGTGATTGTCTGA
- a CDS encoding glycoside hydrolase family 25 protein gives MGSYGQDWSSYQSTAPDSAGLSFAFVKVTQGLGYTNPNWQAQYQHAVSAGLVAGVYHYPDMANSPQTEADHFLSVAQPAPGALVALDWEGYDAANLNVPKAQQASYKDAWIAHVQSKLPQNQVGLYCDKDYWLNVDTTSDCGDFLWIATAGLPAGQPGIQHPWLFHQFSASPVDKDFCSMADAQALKQWALAKTTARTTAPPSSEDPVTPADAELFVQTLMDHVVPDAGIKNPDGTQATRTIADFFEYLDVHNRTLLSQISALSAQVTALSAAVSALSKAGGTTPDQVHAAVTSALTAAGHSPAAATVPAPAAPADN, from the coding sequence ATGGGCAGCTACGGTCAGGACTGGTCCTCGTACCAGTCGACAGCCCCGGACAGCGCCGGCCTGTCCTTCGCGTTCGTCAAGGTCACCCAGGGCCTTGGCTACACCAACCCCAACTGGCAGGCGCAGTACCAGCACGCGGTCTCGGCCGGACTGGTGGCCGGCGTCTACCACTATCCCGACATGGCCAACTCCCCCCAGACCGAGGCGGATCACTTCCTCTCCGTGGCGCAGCCCGCCCCCGGCGCGCTGGTGGCACTCGACTGGGAGGGTTACGACGCCGCCAACCTGAACGTCCCGAAGGCGCAGCAGGCCTCCTACAAGGACGCCTGGATCGCCCATGTCCAGAGCAAGTTGCCGCAGAACCAGGTCGGTCTGTACTGCGACAAGGACTACTGGCTGAACGTGGACACCACGTCCGACTGCGGTGACTTCCTGTGGATCGCCACCGCCGGACTGCCCGCCGGTCAGCCGGGCATCCAACACCCCTGGCTGTTCCACCAGTTCAGCGCGAGCCCGGTGGACAAGGACTTCTGCTCGATGGCGGACGCCCAGGCGCTCAAGCAGTGGGCGCTCGCCAAGACCACCGCGCGCACCACCGCGCCGCCTTCCTCGGAGGATCCCGTGACACCCGCAGACGCAGAACTCTTCGTGCAGACCCTGATGGACCACGTGGTGCCCGACGCCGGCATCAAGAACCCGGACGGCACCCAGGCGACCCGCACCATCGCGGACTTCTTCGAGTACCTGGACGTGCACAACCGCACCCTGCTGAGCCAGATCTCCGCCCTGTCCGCGCAGGTCACCGCGCTCTCGGCGGCGGTGTCCGCGCTGTCGAAGGCAGGTGGCACGACACCGGACCAGGTCCACGCCGCGGTTACCTCCGCGCTCACCGCCGCGGGCCACTCCCCCGCGGCCGCCACCGTCCCCGCCCCGGCGGCCCCGGCCGACAACTGA
- a CDS encoding TetR/AcrR family transcriptional regulator, whose amino-acid sequence MAEVRRERADAARNRRAILLATEELLTQFRPEQISMEQVAAAAGVGKGTVFHRFGNRMGLMRALMEERALALREAATDGPPPLGPGAEPRERLLAFLDGLVDVIARNKGLLAALGHAITTTHHPDPTPSATGPAEPKPAHGEHPVYQFWHGHLAGLIAEQRPDLDADLIAHLLLAALQSEQILHLLEQGGGERLRDTLRTVATALLDSREDRPHQP is encoded by the coding sequence ATGGCTGAAGTGCGCCGCGAACGCGCCGACGCGGCACGCAACCGGCGAGCGATCCTGCTGGCCACCGAGGAGTTGCTGACCCAGTTCCGGCCCGAGCAGATCTCCATGGAGCAGGTCGCCGCAGCCGCCGGGGTGGGCAAGGGCACGGTCTTCCACCGCTTCGGCAACCGGATGGGCCTGATGCGCGCGCTGATGGAGGAGCGCGCGCTGGCGCTGCGCGAGGCGGCCACCGACGGTCCGCCGCCGCTCGGCCCGGGCGCCGAGCCGCGCGAGCGGCTGCTGGCCTTCCTCGACGGCCTGGTCGACGTGATCGCCCGCAACAAGGGCCTGCTGGCCGCGCTCGGCCACGCCATCACCACCACCCACCACCCCGATCCCACCCCAAGCGCCACCGGCCCCGCCGAGCCGAAGCCCGCCCACGGCGAACACCCGGTCTACCAGTTCTGGCACGGCCACCTCGCCGGACTGATAGCCGAGCAGCGCCCGGACCTGGACGCCGACCTGATCGCCCATCTGCTGCTGGCCGCGCTGCAGAGCGAGCAGATCCTGCACCTGCTGGAGCAGGGCGGCGGCGAGCGGCTGCGCGACACGCTGCGCACCGTGGCCACGGCCCTGCTGGACAGCCGCGAGGACCGGCCCCACCAGCCCTGA